From one Lycium barbarum isolate Lr01 chromosome 6, ASM1917538v2, whole genome shotgun sequence genomic stretch:
- the LOC132599604 gene encoding uncharacterized protein LOC132599604: MPLNGNKDLSGDFVVRSTMGKGFDTFRGILRQQGLDNFFRASCFGIYLDLPEDTSARFQMTMVSELLKRKIICDRKDEIWINYCGMPVCFGMKEFAIVTRLRCYPYEPLPTVVLTKPAQTPKADKKAKGSKATNNVYLVNLVGKSYTQKKLLQDLESKTFSKKHKEALCLVWFVHSVLWERDVNYNIPLGLIKLAEDYDAFNNYAWGFQSFSLTVEYLMKDLKPTGKTQNLYGFLWAFMVNFL; this comes from the coding sequence ATGCCGCTGAATGGAAATAAGGATTTGTCTGGTGATTTTGTGGTTAGATCAACCATGGGCAAGGGATTTGACACCTTCAGGGGCATTCTCCGGCAGCAGGGGTTAGATAATTTCTTTAGGGCTAGCTGCTTTGGGATCTATTTAGATTTGCCTGAAGATACCAGTGCCCGATTTCAAATGACAATGGTTTCTGAGCTTTTGAAGCGTAAGATTATTTGTGATAGAAAGGATGAGATTTGGATCAATTACTGTGGCATGCCGGTTTGCTTTGGCATGAAGGAGTTTGCCATAGTTACCAGATTGAGATGTTATCCTTATGAGCCTCTTCCTACTGTTGTATTAACCAAGCCAGCCCAGACGCCCAAGGCAGACAAGAAAGCGAAGGGTTCCAAAGCTACGAATAATGTCTATTTGGTAAACTTAGTGGGAAAAAGCTACACTCAAAAGAAATTATTGCAAGACTTGGAGTCCAAAACTTTCTCAAAAAAGCACAAGGAGGCactgtgcttagtttggtttgtgcatAGTGTTCTTTGGGAAAGAGACGTAAACTACAACATACCGCTTGGATTGATTAAACTTGCTGAGGACTATGATGCCTTCAACAACTATGCCTGGGGTTTTCAAAGCTTTAGCTTGACTGTTGAATATTTGATGAAGGATTTGAAGCCAACGGGGAAAACACAAAACCTATATGGCTTCCTTTGGGCTTTCATGGTAAATTTTCTTTAA